One genomic segment of uncultured Tolumonas sp. includes these proteins:
- a CDS encoding restriction endonuclease subunit S produces MGSEIKESLLSDIADIIDSLHITPKYSLNGYPMVRCVDLSYGPLDLSNTRCVSEDVYRNYSRNYSPSRGDIIITRVGANFGEMAYVEEINFCLGQNTAAIVPKKINPQYLYYILNSAECRHQMNVMVAGAAQPTLSLKSIKSLKIPRLDHRTEAKIATVIGHYNDKIALNRQINQTLEQMAQTLFKSWFVDFDPVIDNALDAGNEIPELLQARAELRQKVRASQDFQPLPADVRALFPAEFEESELGWVPKGWKASNVGNEFDVTMGQSPPGDTYNENSIGIPFFQGKTDFGFRFPSNRVYCTDPKRSANKNDTLISVRAPVGDTNLAASDCCIGRGIAAVRHKSGSVSFTYYAINNLAKHFEVYEGEGTVFGSINQKDMNSLPQLAVPKDCIFFFDKYAGDWDKKIELAAKEVEQLTQLRDTLLPKLISGELRLDEIPSP; encoded by the coding sequence ATGGGGAGTGAAATAAAAGAATCATTACTTTCTGATATCGCGGACATAATTGATTCCCTGCATATAACACCAAAATATTCATTAAATGGATATCCGATGGTTCGTTGTGTTGATTTAAGTTATGGTCCATTGGATCTTTCTAATACTCGTTGCGTTTCTGAGGATGTATACAGAAATTACTCACGTAATTATTCGCCATCTCGAGGGGATATAATCATTACCAGAGTTGGTGCTAATTTTGGTGAGATGGCTTATGTTGAGGAAATAAATTTTTGTTTGGGACAAAATACTGCAGCTATAGTTCCTAAAAAAATTAACCCTCAATACCTATACTACATTCTTAATTCAGCTGAATGTCGTCATCAAATGAATGTGATGGTTGCAGGTGCTGCTCAACCAACATTAAGTTTAAAGTCCATTAAGTCTTTAAAAATACCAAGATTAGACCATCGTACCGAAGCTAAAATTGCTACTGTCATAGGTCATTACAATGACAAAATCGCTCTCAACCGCCAAATCAATCAAACCCTCGAACAGATGGCGCAAACGCTGTTTAAGTCGTGGTTTGTCGATTTTGATCCGGTGATTGATAACGCGCTCGATGCGGGCAACGAGATCCCCGAGCTGTTACAAGCTCGTGCCGAGCTGCGTCAGAAAGTGCGCGCCAGTCAAGACTTTCAGCCGCTGCCAGCCGATGTTCGGGCACTGTTTCCGGCTGAGTTTGAAGAGAGTGAATTGGGCTGGGTGCCGAAGGGGTGGAAAGCATCGAATGTTGGTAATGAATTTGATGTAACTATGGGGCAATCTCCCCCCGGAGATACATATAACGAAAATTCTATCGGTATTCCTTTTTTTCAGGGGAAAACAGATTTTGGTTTTAGATTTCCATCTAACAGAGTTTATTGCACTGATCCAAAACGTTCAGCTAATAAAAATGACACTCTTATCAGTGTAAGAGCACCTGTTGGTGATACCAATTTGGCTGCATCTGATTGTTGTATTGGAAGAGGCATTGCTGCTGTTAGACATAAGTCTGGCAGTGTTTCATTTACCTATTATGCAATTAATAACCTAGCTAAGCATTTTGAGGTGTATGAAGGTGAAGGAACTGTTTTCGGTAGTATTAATCAAAAAGATATGAATTCTTTACCGCAATTGGCTGTACCTAAAGACTGTATTTTCTTTTTCGATAAATATGCTGGTGATTGGGATAAAAAAATTGAGCTGGCTGCTAAAGAGGTTGAGCAATTAACTCAACTCCGAGACACCTTACTACCAAAACTCATTTCCGGTGAATTGCGGTTAGACGAAATTCCCTCCCCTTAA
- a CDS encoding GGDEF domain-containing protein, with translation MQLDIHTMLLMNVIIGSLFTGALAITVRDRYLCPGSKHWFGSMIFITLGLFFLLIRNVIPMWLSVTSGNGFVALGYVYLWLGFRRYTNTFTPQDYRLTLIAPLLSLMLLIMLKIGYVPAIRSQVVSLVLAGLAAMSIKLALTNRKSNETGRVVFAIVLLIVVISFLFRAVTVRLLQGNSGFLETNLSSIFLMLVCCFYLIGIGCSVMLITSQWLQQKLFFNATYDALTGIYNRYALTDISETFILTSKLASKTWCLAMIDIDHFKAVNDNYGHPVGDVVLKLVATKIQQCVRNKDILARYGGEEFVVILSDCSLDDAKNWAERVRGVISKSPLTVGKLKINVTVSIGITETTPADESLDDMVNKADSALYNAKNTGRNKVSSYLEVVSLNSILV, from the coding sequence ATGCAGCTTGATATCCACACCATGTTACTGATGAACGTCATTATTGGTTCTCTTTTCACTGGTGCATTGGCTATCACCGTGCGAGATCGATATCTATGCCCTGGCAGTAAACATTGGTTCGGCTCAATGATTTTTATCACATTAGGTTTGTTCTTTCTGTTGATTAGAAACGTCATTCCGATGTGGTTGAGTGTGACCAGCGGGAATGGTTTTGTTGCACTGGGATATGTCTATCTGTGGTTAGGCTTTCGACGCTATACCAACACCTTTACACCTCAAGATTATCGACTGACGTTGATCGCCCCACTTTTATCACTGATGCTCCTGATAATGCTGAAGATTGGTTACGTTCCTGCAATTCGTTCGCAGGTCGTTTCGCTTGTACTGGCTGGTTTGGCTGCGATGTCGATTAAATTGGCATTAACTAACCGAAAGTCAAATGAAACTGGCCGAGTCGTATTCGCCATCGTATTGTTGATTGTTGTCATCAGTTTTTTATTTCGAGCCGTGACCGTGCGGTTGTTACAGGGTAATTCTGGTTTTCTTGAAACCAACCTTAGCAGTATTTTTTTGATGCTGGTGTGTTGTTTCTATTTGATTGGTATTGGTTGCAGCGTCATGTTGATCACATCGCAATGGCTGCAACAAAAACTGTTTTTTAACGCGACATACGATGCGTTAACAGGCATCTACAATCGTTATGCATTAACTGACATCAGTGAAACATTTATACTGACATCGAAGCTGGCATCGAAAACATGGTGTTTGGCCATGATAGACATCGATCATTTTAAGGCCGTCAATGATAATTATGGCCACCCCGTCGGCGATGTCGTGCTAAAGCTCGTAGCAACCAAAATACAGCAGTGTGTCAGGAATAAAGACATCTTAGCCCGTTATGGTGGTGAAGAATTTGTCGTTATTTTGTCGGATTGTTCGCTGGATGATGCAAAAAATTGGGCGGAACGTGTCAGAGGTGTGATATCCAAAAGCCCACTGACGGTGGGAAAACTAAAAATTAACGTTACCGTCAGCATTGGTATTACAGAAACAACACCTGCCGATGAATCTCTTGACGACATGGTCAATAAAGCGGATAGCGCACTTTATAATGCCAAAAACACCGGCAGAAATAAGGTGAGTAGTTACTTAGAGGTTGTGTCACTAAATTCCATTCTGGTTTAG
- a CDS encoding class I SAM-dependent DNA methyltransferase — protein MAKAPAKKAQKGFEETLWDTANQLRGSVESSEYKHVVLSLVFLKFISDKFEARREALIKEGKEAFVDMDVFYQQDNIFYLPEETRWSFIQAHAKQDDIAVLIDTALSTIEKRNPSLQGALPDNYFSRQNLEVKKLASLIDSIENIDTLADECHLSEDDLVGRVYEYFLGKFAATEGKGGGEFYTPKCIVTLLSEMLEPYQGKIYDPCCGSGGMFVQSVKFVQSHQGKSKDIAVFGQELTATTYKLAKMNLAIRGLSGNLGEKPADTFFNDQHKDLKADFIMANPPFNLKDWRNESELTDDPRFAGYRTPPTGNANYGWILHMLSKLSETGTAGFVLANGSMSSNTSGEGEIRAQMIENDIVECMIALPGQLFFTTQIPVCLWFITKNKKADLSHGYRNREGETLFIDARDMGTMISRTTKELTLEDIASIADTYHAWRSTPEELADRITRGESKLEKYDDIAGFCKVATTAEMKVNDYVLTPGRYVGAADIEDDGIAFETKMRELSQTLFQQMNQAEALDKEIRQNLEALGYGE, from the coding sequence ATGGCAAAAGCACCGGCAAAGAAAGCGCAGAAAGGGTTTGAAGAGACCCTGTGGGACACCGCCAATCAATTACGCGGTAGTGTTGAATCATCAGAATACAAACACGTGGTGTTAAGTCTGGTGTTCTTAAAGTTCATCAGCGACAAGTTTGAAGCCCGCCGTGAAGCGCTGATAAAGGAAGGTAAAGAAGCGTTTGTTGATATGGATGTCTTCTATCAGCAAGATAACATCTTCTATCTGCCGGAAGAGACCCGCTGGTCGTTTATTCAGGCGCATGCCAAGCAAGATGACATTGCCGTGCTCATCGACACCGCGCTCTCGACCATTGAAAAGCGTAACCCGTCACTGCAAGGCGCACTGCCTGATAACTACTTCTCGCGCCAAAATTTGGAAGTGAAGAAGCTCGCCTCGCTGATTGATTCCATCGAAAACATCGACACCTTGGCCGATGAATGCCACCTGAGCGAAGACGATCTGGTGGGTCGGGTGTATGAATATTTCTTAGGCAAATTTGCGGCCACCGAAGGCAAAGGTGGTGGCGAGTTTTATACGCCAAAGTGCATCGTGACGCTGCTTTCCGAGATGCTGGAACCTTACCAAGGTAAAATTTACGACCCGTGTTGTGGCTCGGGCGGCATGTTCGTGCAGTCGGTGAAGTTTGTGCAAAGCCATCAGGGTAAGAGTAAAGACATCGCTGTGTTCGGGCAGGAACTCACTGCCACCACCTACAAGCTGGCGAAGATGAACCTCGCGATCCGTGGGCTGTCGGGCAACCTCGGTGAGAAACCAGCCGACACCTTCTTTAACGACCAGCATAAAGATCTGAAAGCCGATTTCATCATGGCGAACCCGCCATTTAACCTGAAAGATTGGCGTAACGAATCGGAGCTGACTGATGACCCGCGCTTTGCGGGCTATCGCACGCCGCCGACGGGTAACGCCAACTATGGTTGGATCTTACACATGCTGTCGAAGCTGTCAGAAACCGGCACCGCAGGCTTTGTGTTGGCGAACGGGTCAATGAGCTCGAACACCAGTGGGGAAGGCGAGATCCGTGCCCAGATGATCGAAAACGACATTGTGGAATGCATGATCGCTTTGCCCGGTCAGTTGTTCTTCACCACGCAAATTCCGGTCTGTTTATGGTTTATCACCAAAAACAAAAAGGCTGATCTGTCGCACGGCTATCGCAACCGCGAAGGCGAAACGCTGTTTATCGATGCGCGTGACATGGGCACCATGATCAGCCGCACCACCAAAGAGCTGACGCTGGAAGACATCGCCAGCATCGCCGACACCTATCACGCATGGCGCAGCACGCCGGAAGAGCTGGCCGATCGCATCACCCGTGGTGAAAGCAAACTCGAAAAATATGACGACATCGCCGGTTTCTGCAAAGTGGCAACCACGGCAGAAATGAAAGTCAACGACTACGTGCTGACACCGGGGCGCTATGTCGGGGCGGCGGATATTGAAGATGATGGCATTGCCTTTGAAACCAAGATGCGCGAACTGTCGCAGACCCTGTTCCAACAGATGAATCAGGCGGAAGCGTTAGATAAAGAGATCCGCCAGAATCTGGAGGCGTTGGGATATGGGGAGTGA
- a CDS encoding methyl-accepting chemotaxis protein, whose amino-acid sequence MRNNQPVTQKEQDFSADVRIISMTDLQGDITFVNRDFIQLSGFTEEELIGSHHNLVRHPDMPPAAFADLWQTVKSGQTWQGMVKNRCKNGDHYWVNAYVMPIVQNGKTIGYQSVRSKPSREQIVSAEALYSKMRQNPSLQIPKSRSWRDWSLNKKSWLISSIALLSSFVLMLQELAGLFTQTESTVSLLFSSIHLINFLSCFAVIIFLNMSVIRPLIRGANHLITISNGDLTEDLPHMAQDEIGRIMLATRMIQSRLLAIFGRFGESCITLSASADQMAASSEQTLQSMATQSDETAQVATAMQEMSATVNEVANNTESAAHEAQTTLETSRNGQLIVQEARETIGQLAAEVERTRVVITNVAEHSQQIDTITDVISSIADQTNLLALNAAIEAARAGEQGRGFAVVADEVRSLAGRTQNATGEIRTMIEQLRGEVRNAVDVMQSSRERADNAVKGIDHTADALSQIVDSVNRLSDRNNQIATAAEEQSAVAHEMSQNIENINNLSHQARDDAAQIDQSSKYLATLSISLQRSSNQFKLHGGDLDFIAAKDAHLDWVRKLEKYLAGDKNAIHHSSLANHRSCMLGRWYYGVGTQRYGNQPQMQALEAPHAEFHRKVALAVKSHDNGQKKEAQKMLDEVRRLSGQVVSKLDQLRQQTQA is encoded by the coding sequence ATGCGGAATAACCAACCTGTTACACAGAAAGAACAGGATTTTAGTGCAGATGTTCGCATTATTTCCATGACAGATTTACAAGGCGATATCACCTTTGTGAATCGAGACTTTATTCAGCTTAGTGGCTTTACGGAAGAAGAACTCATTGGTAGCCACCACAATTTGGTGCGTCATCCTGATATGCCTCCCGCTGCATTTGCAGATCTTTGGCAAACGGTAAAATCAGGCCAAACATGGCAAGGCATGGTCAAGAATCGCTGTAAAAATGGCGATCACTATTGGGTTAACGCCTATGTCATGCCGATTGTTCAAAATGGTAAAACGATCGGCTATCAATCAGTTCGAAGTAAACCCAGCCGAGAGCAAATCGTTAGTGCTGAAGCGCTCTATTCAAAAATGCGTCAAAACCCCTCCTTACAAATTCCGAAATCTCGTAGCTGGCGTGACTGGTCTTTAAATAAGAAAAGCTGGCTAATCAGTAGTATCGCTTTGCTGTCTTCTTTTGTTCTGATGCTACAAGAGTTGGCTGGATTATTTACTCAAACAGAATCAACCGTCAGTCTGCTTTTTAGCTCGATCCATCTCATTAATTTTTTAAGCTGTTTTGCCGTGATCATCTTCTTAAATATGAGTGTTATTCGTCCGCTAATACGTGGGGCTAATCATCTCATTACTATTTCGAATGGTGATCTGACTGAAGATTTACCTCATATGGCGCAGGATGAAATTGGACGCATCATGCTGGCAACAAGGATGATCCAATCTCGTTTACTCGCTATTTTTGGTCGATTTGGAGAATCATGCATAACACTTTCAGCTTCTGCGGATCAAATGGCAGCATCCAGTGAACAAACACTGCAATCGATGGCGACACAAAGTGATGAAACAGCGCAGGTTGCCACTGCAATGCAAGAAATGAGTGCCACGGTGAATGAAGTAGCCAACAACACGGAAAGTGCAGCGCATGAAGCGCAAACCACATTGGAAACATCACGGAATGGGCAATTGATTGTTCAAGAAGCTCGCGAAACCATCGGTCAGCTTGCTGCGGAAGTAGAACGTACCAGAGTCGTTATAACGAATGTGGCAGAACATAGTCAACAGATCGATACCATCACTGATGTCATCAGCAGTATTGCAGATCAGACTAATTTATTAGCGCTGAATGCAGCAATAGAAGCAGCTCGCGCTGGCGAGCAAGGTCGTGGATTTGCTGTTGTGGCGGATGAAGTTCGCAGCCTTGCGGGCAGAACCCAAAATGCAACTGGCGAGATCCGGACGATGATCGAGCAACTACGTGGCGAAGTTCGCAATGCAGTTGATGTCATGCAATCAAGCCGGGAACGGGCAGATAACGCAGTAAAAGGTATCGACCACACCGCTGATGCTTTGTCGCAGATCGTCGATTCAGTTAATCGCCTTAGCGATAGAAACAACCAGATTGCGACAGCCGCAGAAGAACAGTCGGCAGTTGCTCATGAGATGAGTCAAAATATAGAAAATATTAATAATCTTTCACATCAGGCTCGGGACGATGCCGCTCAGATCGATCAGAGTAGTAAATATCTAGCCACCCTTTCGATTAGTCTGCAAAGATCGTCAAATCAATTCAAACTTCATGGCGGTGATCTTGACTTCATTGCAGCTAAAGATGCGCATCTTGACTGGGTTCGTAAGTTAGAAAAATATTTGGCCGGTGATAAGAACGCCATTCACCATTCATCGCTTGCAAACCATCGCAGCTGCATGCTTGGTCGTTGGTATTACGGTGTCGGCACACAACGCTACGGCAACCAACCACAGATGCAAGCATTAGAAGCACCGCACGCGGAGTTCCATCGCAAAGTAGCACTGGCCGTGAAGTCACATGATAATGGCCAAAAAAA